One window of the Capnocytophaga haemolytica genome contains the following:
- a CDS encoding transposase: MKIITLIFKRLKTGCQWREIPIKEQFEEGEISWNTIYYYFNKWSKDGSFQRVWLNILEKNKSKLDLSCAQIDGSHSKTKGGESRGFQGRKVANTTNAIFLCDNQRQMLAMSPPMAGNHNDLYEIEKNLKAIFEFLEQADINTEGLFINADAGFDSQSVRDYLESKDIVANIKGNPRNGGERDNYFDEKLYERRFTIERANAWIDGQKALLVRYEKLGVNWVAMHLLAFSFFFLRKIKV; this comes from the coding sequence ATGAAAATTATTACACTGATTTTTAAGAGATTAAAAACAGGATGTCAGTGGAGAGAAATTCCTATAAAAGAGCAATTTGAAGAGGGAGAAATCTCTTGGAACACCATCTATTACTACTTTAACAAGTGGAGCAAAGACGGCTCATTTCAGAGGGTATGGCTTAATATTTTAGAGAAAAACAAGAGTAAGTTAGATCTTTCTTGTGCTCAAATAGATGGTAGCCATAGTAAGACAAAAGGAGGAGAAAGTAGAGGGTTTCAAGGTAGAAAAGTAGCTAATACGACAAATGCTATTTTCCTTTGTGATAATCAGAGACAAATGTTAGCAATGAGTCCTCCAATGGCAGGAAATCATAATGACCTGTACGAAATAGAGAAGAATCTAAAGGCTATTTTTGAGTTCTTAGAACAGGCTGATATAAATACAGAGGGACTATTTATAAATGCAGATGCAGGTTTTGATAGTCAGTCAGTTAGAGATTATTTAGAGAGTAAAGATATTGTTGCTAATATCAAGGGAAACCCAAGAAATGGAGGTGAAAGAGATAATTATTTTGATGAAAAGTTATACGAAAGAAGATTTACAATAGAAAGGGCTAATGCTTGGATAGATGGGCAAAAAGCTTTATTGGTCAGATATGAAAAGTTAGGTGTCAATTGGGTGGCGATGCATCTATTAGCATTCAGTTTTTTCTTCCTTAGAAAAATAAAAGTTTAA
- a CDS encoding leucine-rich repeat protein yields MKKCKLIVLTVAMLCIGLLSCKKDNDRESALGLLPDKVKVAEGETAFVKVSSQTNLKQPISSKKEIATADFTGVATQLKITGKKVGTANVDVYDLLGNKATIEVTVTPKTKEEKNGFEVEAKMLFLKERVEKEITDRVLKGSGNYKIESLSSAATTVRQDGGKLFVTGIAKGVSGKIRISDEKLYKDGFEIPVYVTIPFEPLNAPSTIEVGVEYQISFNGIYEKIGDIETNGYAQVNYIRTPKKNQTGQVIPDQYDYTGITVKGLSVGNAIITIKNGDEQTCELRLKVVQPSGDKYFDIKDGVLLKIKAGVTLPTDVTIPAEVTKVAEFAFQGHPEVKTINFNNVTEIVGSLFNNKANPIGIQLTSVTMPKVQKVGYDTFRNAKQLKVIDFPATLTHLGNESLHGCTILQKVVFRGATPPKGLTSLPQTIIPGVKREVQELANAAGAFDSSNANNRYLYVQESSIGEYSRQLQAASNFRGGGTADKSVLPLTRL; encoded by the coding sequence ATGAAAAAATGTAAATTAATCGTTCTAACTGTGGCAATGCTATGCATTGGGCTGTTGTCTTGCAAAAAAGACAATGATAGGGAATCGGCTTTAGGGTTATTACCAGATAAGGTAAAAGTGGCTGAGGGGGAAACTGCTTTTGTAAAGGTGTCCTCACAGACAAACTTAAAGCAACCTATTTCATCTAAAAAAGAGATAGCGACTGCTGACTTTACTGGGGTTGCTACACAACTTAAAATCACTGGTAAAAAGGTAGGGACTGCTAATGTGGATGTCTATGACTTATTGGGTAATAAGGCTACTATTGAGGTAACTGTAACTCCTAAAACCAAGGAAGAGAAAAATGGCTTTGAAGTAGAGGCTAAGATGCTATTTCTCAAAGAAAGAGTAGAAAAAGAGATAACCGATAGAGTACTGAAAGGCTCAGGCAATTACAAGATTGAATCACTATCAAGTGCAGCTACTACTGTAAGACAAGATGGAGGAAAGTTGTTCGTAACAGGCATTGCCAAAGGAGTTTCAGGTAAAATACGTATCTCAGATGAGAAACTTTATAAAGACGGCTTTGAGATACCTGTGTATGTAACTATACCTTTTGAACCATTAAATGCGCCAAGCACTATTGAAGTAGGCGTTGAGTATCAGATTTCTTTTAATGGTATTTATGAGAAAATAGGTGATATCGAAACAAACGGTTATGCACAAGTAAATTATATCCGTACTCCTAAGAAAAATCAAACAGGACAGGTTATACCAGACCAGTATGATTATACAGGTATAACAGTAAAAGGGTTAAGTGTGGGCAATGCTATTATCACAATTAAGAATGGTGATGAGCAGACGTGTGAACTAAGACTGAAAGTAGTACAACCAAGTGGGGATAAATACTTTGACATTAAAGATGGCGTATTGCTTAAAATAAAAGCAGGTGTAACATTACCTACAGATGTTACTATCCCAGCAGAAGTGACCAAAGTAGCTGAGTTTGCCTTTCAGGGGCACCCAGAAGTAAAGACTATCAACTTTAATAATGTTACTGAGATAGTAGGTAGCTTATTTAATAATAAAGCTAACCCTATAGGGATTCAACTTACTTCTGTAACAATGCCTAAGGTACAAAAAGTGGGCTATGATACATTTAGAAACGCAAAGCAGTTAAAAGTTATTGACTTTCCTGCTACATTAACACACTTAGGTAATGAATCTCTTCACGGATGTACAATCTTACAAAAGGTTGTTTTTAGAGGAGCTACCCCACCGAAAGGTTTAACTTCACTGCCTCAAACAATTATACCAGGTGTAAAGAGAGAGGTACAAGAATTAGCTAATGCAGCGGGAGCTTTTGATTCAAGTAATGCTAATAATAGATATTTATATGTACAAGAGTCTTCAATAGGAGAGTATAGCAGGCAGCTACAAGCAGCTTCTAACTTTAGAGGAGGCGGTACTGCGGATAAAAGTGTTTTACCACTTACAAGGTTATAA
- a CDS encoding CBS domain-containing protein, whose product MKQRVPVSQIMTRELVTLSPTDSLYEAERLFKKHNIRHIPVVEGDRIIGIVSYSDLLRISFADMTDGEEEVTSVVYDMYTIPQIMAKTPLTVEADTSIKEVAEILAKQSFHSIPVLDKGKLVGLVTTTDLIRYLLEQY is encoded by the coding sequence ATGAAACAAAGAGTACCCGTATCACAGATTATGACCCGAGAGTTGGTAACGCTCTCTCCTACCGATTCGCTCTATGAGGCAGAGCGTTTGTTTAAGAAACACAACATCCGCCATATACCCGTAGTGGAAGGCGATAGGATTATTGGTATTGTAAGTTATTCCGACCTATTGCGCATTAGCTTTGCTGATATGACCGATGGCGAGGAAGAGGTAACTTCGGTGGTGTACGATATGTACACAATCCCGCAGATAATGGCTAAGACACCCTTAACCGTTGAGGCAGACACTTCTATTAAGGAAGTAGCTGAAATACTCGCTAAACAGAGTTTCCACTCTATCCCAGTGCTTGATAAAGGTAAGTTGGTAGGTTTGGTAACCACTACCGACTTGATACGTTACCTTTTAGAGCAGTATTAA
- a CDS encoding glutamine--tRNA ligase/YqeY domain fusion protein yields MQEENKPTTTETERSNNFIENIIEEDLANGLDYKKLRFRFPPEPNGYLHLGHASAICLNFGLGLRYGAPVNLRFDDTNPSKEEQEYVDAIKHDVAWLGFEWDKECYASDYFQELYDWAVLLIEKGKAYVDGQTSEAIAAQKGTPTQAGTESPYRNTSVEENLALFERMKNGEFEAGKYVLRAKIDMASPNMLMRDPIMYRIMHASHHRTGDKWHIYPMYDWAHGESDYLEQISHSLCTLEFLPHRELYDWFLDQLYDEAKVRPKQREFARRNLSHTIVSKRKLLQLVTEGYVSGWDDPRMPTISGLRRRGYTAAAIRKFADTIGIAKRENLIDVSLLEFCVREDLNKKANRVMAVLDPVKVVIDNYPEGGEEWLSIENNPEAEEMTYRQVPFSRELYIECEDFREEADKKYFRLKLGGEVRLKGAYIIKAESVEKDAQGNITAIHCTYEPDSKSGSGTEASTRKVKGTLHWVSAAHAVEAEVRLYDRLFTVAEPDRQEQDFLTFINPDSLKVVKGYAEPSLKELKVGDTVQFQRLGYFCVDPDSSTEKLVFNKTVGLKDTWGATRTPN; encoded by the coding sequence ATGCAAGAAGAGAATAAACCAACAACTACCGAGACTGAGCGCTCGAATAATTTTATAGAGAATATCATCGAAGAAGACCTTGCTAACGGTCTGGATTATAAAAAGTTGCGATTTCGTTTTCCCCCTGAGCCGAATGGGTATTTGCACTTGGGGCACGCCAGCGCGATATGCCTGAACTTTGGGCTCGGATTGCGCTATGGAGCGCCTGTAAATCTGCGTTTTGACGATACCAACCCCAGCAAGGAGGAGCAGGAGTACGTCGATGCTATCAAGCACGATGTGGCTTGGTTGGGCTTTGAGTGGGACAAAGAATGCTACGCTTCCGATTATTTTCAGGAGTTGTACGACTGGGCGGTGTTGCTCATTGAGAAAGGCAAAGCGTACGTAGACGGGCAGACTTCGGAGGCGATTGCAGCGCAGAAGGGTACGCCTACGCAGGCGGGCACTGAGAGCCCGTATCGCAACACGAGTGTGGAGGAGAACTTGGCACTCTTTGAGCGTATGAAGAATGGCGAATTTGAGGCTGGCAAATACGTGCTGCGCGCTAAGATAGATATGGCATCGCCCAATATGCTGATGCGCGACCCAATAATGTATCGCATTATGCACGCTTCGCATCACCGTACGGGCGACAAATGGCATATCTACCCGATGTATGATTGGGCACACGGCGAGAGCGACTACCTCGAGCAAATAAGCCACTCGCTTTGTACGTTGGAGTTTCTGCCCCATAGGGAGCTCTACGATTGGTTTTTAGATCAGCTTTACGACGAGGCAAAAGTACGCCCTAAGCAGCGCGAGTTTGCCCGCAGGAATCTCAGTCATACCATAGTGAGCAAGCGCAAGTTGCTGCAATTGGTAACTGAGGGCTACGTCAGCGGGTGGGACGATCCGCGTATGCCCACCATCTCAGGCTTGAGACGCAGAGGCTACACCGCAGCGGCGATTCGCAAGTTTGCCGACACTATTGGGATTGCTAAGCGCGAGAACCTCATCGACGTGTCGCTGTTGGAGTTCTGCGTGCGTGAGGACTTGAACAAGAAGGCGAACCGTGTGATGGCAGTGCTCGACCCTGTGAAGGTTGTCATTGACAATTACCCAGAAGGAGGGGAGGAGTGGCTTAGCATTGAGAATAATCCTGAGGCGGAGGAAATGACTTATAGGCAAGTGCCTTTCAGCCGTGAGCTATATATTGAGTGTGAGGATTTTAGAGAGGAGGCGGACAAGAAGTATTTCCGCTTGAAACTCGGTGGTGAGGTGCGGCTCAAGGGGGCGTATATCATCAAGGCAGAAAGCGTAGAGAAAGATGCACAGGGCAATATCACAGCGATACACTGCACTTACGAACCTGACAGCAAGAGCGGTAGCGGCACTGAGGCGAGCACGCGTAAGGTGAAGGGCACGCTGCATTGGGTATCGGCAGCGCACGCTGTGGAGGCAGAGGTACGGCTCTACGATCGCCTGTTTACTGTAGCAGAACCCGATAGGCAGGAGCAGGATTTCTTGACTTTTATCAATCCCGATTCCTTAAAAGTGGTAAAGGGGTATGCTGAACCGAGCTTGAAGGAGTTGAAGGTAGGCGATACGGTACAGTTTCAGCGTTTGGGCTACTTCTGTGTAGATCCTGATAGCAGTACTGAAAAGTTGGTGTTTAACAAGACCGTAGGACTGAAAGACACTTGGGGTGCGACGCGCACACCGAATTAA
- a CDS encoding TonB-dependent receptor: protein MKTYLIGAVMLISTLGFTQNATIRGRITSDNQAVEAVSILLEARGHKKWTVSDRNGNYELNLPAGEYRFKVQGLGYIPYNDKVNIAENDTLVKDISLKEDVLGIDEVVVTATKTKETRKNAPVLVTVTTNKELAKVRAHTLMEGLVFQPGLRPEVNCQNCGFSQVRINGLEGAYSQILIDSRPIFGSLNGVYGLEQIPSNMIDRIEVTRGGGSALFGSNAIAGTINVITKEPTANEAQAGVTASLIGGEAADYISSFNGSLVNENYMRGLSFHAMSRQRQAYDANGDGFSEITRLKNVNAGGKFFNDFTDRKKLTAELNVSNENRRGGDQLDRPEHTVGVAESIRTDMIGGNATYDYFTPSYNNKFSVYASGQYTRADNFYGGLLYEQKDVIDPNTGLPKVDDDGNKITEDDLTKPDYYASSLLYGVTKEKTVLAGGQHTGYFPIGEGNLQWTSGTEYQYDKINEKRENPDILAVNQHSNSFGLFTQADWRLSPKFKFLVGLRLDNVKYHIEGQGTEPSVNNTITALNPRASVLWNIADSFIARGSYARGFRAPFFFAEDVHAELNTGEVRKVKLADNLKKETSDSFTASFEYNHAHDDHQIVAMIEGFYTALHDRFTYEDAGEENGLAIRQKVNSDGAVVKGVNVEFKYSPNRKYIMQLGATVQSAKYNSVQTPEPNVTSDAILRTPDVYGNLIATYKPLENWDINLVTVYTGPMKLIHKNEDEALNALVKSKGFFDFGLNTTYEITSNKFFKTELSVGVKNLFNQYQNDFDTGKTRDSDYIYGPALPRTVFAGIKIKI from the coding sequence ATGAAGACGTATTTAATAGGTGCTGTGATGTTGATCAGCACGTTAGGATTTACCCAGAATGCTACAATTAGGGGGAGAATTACCTCGGACAACCAAGCGGTGGAGGCTGTATCAATTCTCTTAGAGGCAAGAGGACACAAGAAATGGACGGTATCTGACCGCAATGGTAATTATGAACTCAACCTACCAGCAGGTGAGTACCGCTTTAAGGTGCAAGGCTTAGGTTATATCCCTTATAATGATAAGGTGAATATTGCTGAGAATGACACATTAGTGAAGGATATCAGTCTTAAGGAAGATGTGCTTGGGATTGATGAAGTGGTAGTTACGGCTACCAAAACCAAGGAAACACGCAAGAATGCTCCTGTGCTGGTGACGGTAACCACCAATAAAGAATTAGCCAAGGTAAGAGCTCACACACTGATGGAGGGTTTGGTATTCCAACCAGGGTTACGCCCTGAGGTCAATTGCCAAAACTGTGGTTTCTCGCAGGTGCGCATCAATGGTTTGGAAGGAGCTTACTCACAGATATTGATTGATAGCCGCCCGATTTTTGGGTCGCTCAATGGAGTGTACGGGCTGGAGCAGATCCCCAGCAATATGATCGACCGGATTGAGGTAACTCGCGGGGGAGGCTCAGCACTGTTTGGCTCAAACGCTATTGCAGGTACTATCAACGTAATCACTAAAGAGCCCACTGCTAATGAAGCACAAGCGGGCGTTACAGCAAGCCTCATCGGGGGTGAAGCTGCGGATTACATTTCTTCTTTTAACGGCTCGTTAGTGAATGAGAATTATATGCGAGGATTATCGTTCCATGCGATGAGTCGTCAGCGTCAGGCTTATGATGCGAATGGCGATGGATTTTCGGAAATCACCCGTCTCAAGAATGTGAACGCAGGAGGTAAGTTTTTCAACGACTTCACTGATAGGAAGAAACTTACTGCTGAGCTGAATGTAAGCAACGAGAACCGTCGAGGAGGCGACCAACTCGATCGCCCTGAGCATACTGTAGGTGTGGCTGAATCTATCCGTACTGATATGATTGGGGGCAATGCTACTTACGACTATTTTACCCCAAGCTATAACAATAAGTTCTCTGTATACGCCAGTGGGCAATATACGCGAGCTGATAACTTCTATGGGGGATTGCTCTATGAACAAAAGGATGTGATAGACCCTAACACAGGACTTCCCAAAGTAGATGACGATGGCAATAAAATCACTGAGGACGACCTCACAAAGCCTGATTATTATGCATCCTCGCTATTGTATGGCGTTACTAAGGAAAAAACCGTATTGGCAGGAGGACAGCATACAGGCTATTTTCCCATAGGAGAAGGCAACCTGCAATGGACTTCAGGAACGGAGTACCAATATGACAAAATCAATGAGAAACGCGAGAACCCTGATATCCTTGCCGTAAATCAGCATTCGAATAGCTTTGGGCTGTTCACACAAGCAGATTGGCGACTTAGTCCTAAGTTTAAATTTCTAGTGGGCTTGCGTTTGGATAATGTGAAATACCACATCGAAGGGCAAGGCACAGAGCCCAGCGTAAATAATACTATTACAGCCTTAAACCCCCGTGCGAGTGTGCTTTGGAATATCGCTGATAGCTTTATAGCCCGTGGATCGTACGCACGAGGCTTCCGTGCACCTTTCTTCTTTGCAGAAGACGTACACGCTGAGCTCAACACAGGTGAGGTGCGCAAGGTGAAGTTAGCTGATAACCTGAAGAAAGAAACCTCGGATAGCTTTACCGCCTCGTTTGAATACAATCACGCACACGATGATCACCAGATTGTAGCGATGATTGAAGGGTTTTACACAGCTTTGCACGACCGCTTCACTTATGAAGATGCAGGAGAGGAAAATGGCTTAGCCATCAGACAAAAAGTAAACTCAGATGGGGCAGTGGTAAAAGGGGTAAATGTTGAGTTTAAATACAGCCCTAACCGCAAGTATATAATGCAATTAGGGGCTACCGTACAAAGTGCGAAGTACAACAGTGTGCAGACCCCAGAGCCTAATGTAACCTCTGATGCCATTTTGCGTACACCTGATGTATATGGCAATCTGATTGCTACGTATAAGCCTCTTGAGAATTGGGATATCAACTTAGTAACGGTTTATACAGGTCCGATGAAGTTGATACACAAGAATGAAGATGAAGCACTCAACGCTTTGGTAAAGAGCAAAGGATTCTTTGATTTTGGGTTGAATACCACCTACGAAATCACTTCCAACAAGTTCTTCAAAACGGAGCTGAGTGTAGGGGTAAAGAACC